The DNA sequence CAGCCGGTGTACGACGACGTCCGCGCCGAATTGCGCGCGGGCCGCAAGCGCAGCCACTGGATGTGGTTCATCTTCCCGCAGATCGCGGGCCTGGGCCACAGCGCGATGGCACAGCGCTACGCCATTTCTTCGCTGGACGAAGCCCGCGCCTATCTGGCGCATCCGGTGCTCGGCCCCCGGCTGCGCGAGTGCAGCGCCATCGTGGCGGCGTTGGAGGGGCGTTCGGCGGATGCCATCTTCCCCTATCCCGACGATCTCAAATTCCACTCGTCGATGACGCTGTTCGCGCAAGCCGAGGGCGGCGACTCCGCTTTCGATGCCTGCCTGCGCAAGTACTTCGGCGGCGAGCCGGATCGCGCCACGCTCGACCGGCTCTGATCAGCGCTGGCGGTCGACCACCGCCATGGTCAGGCGCGAGATGCAGATCGGCTGGCCGGCGTCGTCCACGATCCGGATGTCCCATACCTGGGTGGTGCGCCCCAGGTGAAACGGCCGCGCGGTGGCGGTCACCCAGCCGGCACGCGCGCCGCGCACATGGTTGGCGTTGATGTCCAGGCCGACGCAATACGACTGTTCTTCATCGACGCACAGGTTGGCGGCGCAACTGCCCACCGTTTCCGCCAGCAGCACCGACGCGCCGCCGTGCAGGATGCCGAACGGCTGCACGGTGCGCGCATCGACCGGCATGCGCGCGGCCAGCCAGTCGTCGCCGATGGCGCTGAATTCGATGCCGAGGCGCTCGGCGGCGGTGTTCCTGTTCCAGTTCTGCAGGTCTTCCAGGCTTCTTTCTTTTTTCCAGATAGGCATAAGGCAGAGTCGTCCGAGTGAATGGAATGCGGGCCAAGGCAAAATCGCCATCGCCCGGAGCATTGTAAGGCGCGCCGCGAAACAGCGCCGAGGTCGGGAATCGGGCGGCATGCAGGAGCAGCCTTTACCCGGATTTACATCTCGTTAACGCGGTTTCACCGCCGCGCGCGGCACAATCATCCCGGCGCGGCCCCTTCCCGCGCCAGCGACTTCTCCCTCCGTGCCCATTGACGGGGTTCGCCGCGCATCGTGCGATGCGCGGCTTTTTTCATGGCGCTGCCGCGTGTCACCGGCCGGCGGCCGGCTCGTGGCGCTCGCGCTGCAGCGGCAGCGAGATGGCGACGCACAGGCCGCCCATTTCCTGATTGCTCTG is a window from the Noviherbaspirillum sp. UKPF54 genome containing:
- a CDS encoding DUF1810 domain-containing protein; translated protein: MHDQYHLQRFVDAQQPVYDDVRAELRAGRKRSHWMWFIFPQIAGLGHSAMAQRYAISSLDEARAYLAHPVLGPRLRECSAIVAALEGRSADAIFPYPDDLKFHSSMTLFAQAEGGDSAFDACLRKYFGGEPDRATLDRL
- a CDS encoding hotdog fold thioesterase; amino-acid sequence: MPIWKKERSLEDLQNWNRNTAAERLGIEFSAIGDDWLAARMPVDARTVQPFGILHGGASVLLAETVGSCAANLCVDEEQSYCVGLDINANHVRGARAGWVTATARPFHLGRTTQVWDIRIVDDAGQPICISRLTMAVVDRQR